A region of the Primulina eburnea isolate SZY01 chromosome 7, ASM2296580v1, whole genome shotgun sequence genome:
TCGAGACCTACAACGTTTGGTAAACGAAGTCAAATTATTTCACAATTTTGGCACGAATAcgtgcctggcacgcccgcaaatttCGTGGCAAACAACTTTATAAAAATTTAGTGGTATTCAACGTAAATTTTTGTAAGATTTTAAAAATTCGTGTGTGATTCAAATTTGACTTTAAAAAAACTACAAAATTATATAGgtattcaaaatatcaatagATTTTTAATGACTCTATGGAATTTTATTAAGTACAAGAATTAAAGCATAAGATACCACAAGAAATGTCTTTGATTcaacataaatattttgttgTACATTTAATTGAGAAATCTCTCAAACTCACATACTTTATACAAAGACTAAACCTTTCATTCTTTTCTCAtccatttatttttctttttatttgtactttttaaaaatattttttaatgctaactataatttaaaataaaattattaatatcgttcattttttttgtttcaatcacaaaatctcataaaatttaaaattaatgctTTTAAAGCTTTCTTTAATCTTCTTAGGTTTGGTATAACAAACCAACTTTTAAAGATTTGATTGAAGTATGATTCGAATTCTTAAGAACTTGATGAAACAAGCAACCACAAAGAGTAGCAAACTTTGAGAGAGAATGTAGAACTTTTATTATTAAGTATGAAAATTTTGTGTGTCTATTGCAACGGAGTATGCCTCCTTATATAGTATTAAAATTAACATTATTACCAAATGTAAACTTGACATAGTATTCTATTATAGTATATTTACTATTCTTCCACTATGAGACATGATATAAAGCTAAATTGTTTATAAAACGAGATAAAATAAGACTTGACGGACTTATTGGCCATTATCAGACTTAAAGCTAAATAAGACTTGGTGGGTGTTTCCACTATACAAAGATGTTTATTATCTTCCACTATCATCTCCATATTATGTCAATGGTTTTTTAGGAATTTATTAAAGCAAACAGATCTCTATTTCTTATGGATCTTGTGAATCCTAAGTTTGATCAACAATATTAGAGTCttcaataattttatatttccCTTTGGAAGAAGAGGATTGAGAAGAAGGTTAAGATATATCTCTAAACACTTAAAAggaaagaatatggcgtgcctttgcattttaaacgcacgatttGACGTTGACGAATCGAAGAACGATATCATGAAGACGATGACTTGAAGAACCCTTGCAACCTTAGAATCTTCCTCTTAATTATGATGTGTTTGCCGTGTGTTTATTGGAGTGAAAAAAGGTTTGAATGTGTTGCTAGGGTGGAGTCATTGGTTACTATTTAATTTGTGGGGTAAATTATACTTTAAAAAGTAATTAAGTACTAACCAAGCTTAGGTCCATTAAGAAGGTTAATTAAGCTCATTAatgctcaattaaaatattaaaaattattttgtttaataaagtttgtgaatttatttgtctggttgccaaaacgttcatatttttgttgaaaatccaacattACATCCTGacatataaaatcatctcaaaacagcttattttcaaaaataagaaaaagcatcacccataatttaaataattaaaaacaattatttaataaaactttttctatttttcattcatcggtctcttttcctcgatcgcaactcgaataacatttaaaaatatattttaatgcaaccatacagaaaaatatattttaaacatgtcaatatgcacaacataattaatttatgcaagtaaaacaattaattgaaatacacaagaaatttaataacttgtatgcatgtggttcgtgtggaacttcaaattttcggggcgttacatcaCGGCTTTCTCCAGACCACAAAGACactatatttgggaagtattgCCAATGAGATTGGTTAATTCACTCCAaatatttcaaaagaaaatggatAATCTATTTAAAGATTATTCCAAATTTATGTTTGTCTATATTGATAATGTTTTAATCGCATCTAAAAATATGGAGGAACATATAAAGCATTTTGaaattttctctaatgtttgtaAAAAAGAATGTTTGGTTCTATCTGAGAAGAAATTAGTCATTGCCACAAGAAATATTGAATTCCTCGAAATAGAAATCGATGAGTTTGGAATAATTTTGCAATATCATATAGTAGAAAAGGTGAAACTTTTTTCAAACGagctaaaagaaaataaacaacttcaaagttttctaggagttgttaatttcgctgtgatgtttattaaaaacctagcaaatCATAGGaaagtgttcagtccattacttAAAAAAGATACAAATTTAATATGGACAGAAGAACACACATGGACTTAGACAACTCAAGCAGATttgtaaaaatcttccaaagatggatattcctcaagatgaagatgaCCTGGTAGTATATAcagatgccagtgatcattggtgggcagcaTTTTTAACCAAGCTCACAATAAATGGAGAATAGCCATGCAGATATTGCAGTGGAacttctcagatgcagaagacATAAGATGACttattaaagaaaaagaattttaTGTAGTAAAAaaggcttttgaaaaatgatcATTATTTTTACTAGCAAAGAAATTTACTTTGAAGGTTGATAACATACAAGTAAGAGATTTCTTGATAAACAGAATATAATCTAAACCTAAGAAGGCTAGATTACCAAGATGGCAAGCtctatgtcaaaattatatttttgatattagaTTATTAAATctaatgaaaatattcttgcagattttttaacaagagatggacaacgGTGATATCGATGATATCATAAAAATGCAGAGACATTTAAgagaacaccttgaaatgcttcaaaacgaGTTCAACAAGCTTTCCCGAAATGTAGAAGTTGCGGGTAAGCTACAACAAGCCGATAAGAGAATTTTCTTAGATCGAATTACATGATGTTTACGGGCTTATACTCCGCTATGTTCTGTAATGCAACggcctatcctccaaggcattAAGAAGCCATTAgtttcccaaatggagagttttcgagtacacgAATCTATACCTAGAACAAAGTATTCATATACCTCCAGCACAAGCGTTAAGTTGGGATCATCTCTAGATGATTCGactggaaaaaaaaattgaagctCCATATCCCTATCTCgagtcttcaagtcaacccttcacctcggagATTGAAAAGGGAAATATCAACTTCAGACCTAATACAGACAAGGGTAAATATAAGGTTAGTATATATAGAAATTTTTTGGATATTTGAATTCTAGACTTCAAGAACGGGGATTGTGTAATTTTTAGCTGTATGTCTTGAGGCTATACACCCTTAAGAACAGTCTTGATAGGTTAAACTGTGATACtcttgtcccacatcttaaaaattaaagatttaaaatgaatttataatgacttacaatggacttctatagcaacttggattAATCACTTTCGTAGAGCGATGATGAATACAAAGTAGTTGCAAGGACCCATTGTGCAATCACCCATGCGCTGGCCtgggcccgggctcggggcgtgacagaatggtatcggAGTCGGTCACAGGCATGAaacaccgggaaataagtgctatgcggggcaaagtgctacgtgaaTGGGAGCAACTTCTTGAATCTGCAggacaaagtgctacatgacgggagccacctcttgaacctgtaggagccacatCTAGATTCTCGacgctggtggatcgagggaTCAGGCCACGACGAGAGaatcgcgttctgaaggaggggtgattgtgatacccttcccagattttaaaaattaaaaatttaaaatgagttataatgacttacaatggacttctataacaACTTGGGTTAATTATTCGTAAAGTAATGACGAATACGAGTAGTTGATATAAGGACTCATTGTACAGTCACGTAAGTGTGAGCTCGAACATGAGACATGACATAAACAATGTCACTTATCATAATTATAAGAAGTAAgggtatttttggaaaattaagaAAATTAGGGAGTGAAACAAATGAAATGAAGAGACGAGAAATAAGAAGAAAGTTAAAAAATAGCAGATATTGCAAGtttgtaattattattaatttaaatatattttaaactccAAACCCTAACCTGACGAGCGCAGTTTCTGGCTTTGATTTCATTTCTCATCTTCAGACTTTGCTCTCCCCTCGCCGCTCCTCCTATCGTCGTCGGAAGCCGCTTCTTCTCCTTCTGAGTCGTGAAGTCAACTGATATTTCATATTTTCTTTGGATTTTGTGTTGAATTTCATATTTCGTGGGCCTCACTCTCGCCCCTGCAAATCCGACCCTTCATTTCGAAAGAATCAAATTGGTTTCCTTTACAAAACCCCCATTCTTTGTTCTTCGGCAGTCTCCTCTGTTCGCCGGAACTCATTCGCAGCTCGAAGGttacaattttatttatttgctcTGTTTTTTCGGTTTCAAGTCAGAGCCTCGGAAGTTAGTGGCTGATGTTCTGTATTTTCTTggtcttttttgttttttgaatttttgaagttattGTATGGGCTTTGGTTTATTTCATGTGGTATTGTATTGTAGACCTACGAATAGTTGTATCGTGGTCTGCGCATTTCGCGTCTCTATGTGTGGCCATTTTTTTGTTTGATTAAAAATCTTATTTCAGCTGGTTTCCTCTTGATCTGGTTCATTCTCAAATCTCAATTGATGTTGCATTGTGGGGTACAACATAAATTTATTGTAAgctttctaagaaattattttaGTTGAGATGAATGTATTTAGCTATTATCGCTGCTATTGAAGTACTATGTGTTTCCGTTTTCTTTTAAATTGGAGTACGGGAAGACGTTCTCTTACAGTGATTGCATATCTTACTCTGAGATGCGATTGATAATAATGATTTTCCAGTTTTGATATGTTTGATTAAAGATGCACATTTTTCCATCTTTTTCTACAGATAATCATTTTGTTTTGAGCGCCTGCAATATATTAATCACCAACATTTGTTCCTATGGCGGTATGTCAGATTCTTCTACACTTCTGATGCCTACGTTGCATTTTTACGTATTTCTCATCTCATAAGTTTGTGGTTTATAATCACTTTTTTTGAGTGTCTAGATTGAGAAACTTCTTAAAGATGAGGCTACTGAAGAAAAGGGTGAGCGTGCTAGAATGGTGAGTTTTTTAGCTTCTAATACATATAATTTGAATCTCTTGATCCAAGTTTTGTTTATAAAAGACACCAAAGATGGCTGGTACATGGCATGGAATGTGTTTATTTGCACTACTAGAATTTCCTAATATTATCTTTGTACTTGTAGCGCCCTTActcgagccactactaaacagactaataaacatgcaacattaaacttaatgccaacaattaaacagcggaaaccaaatacttaatcatcttacaacccaaatggaaacaaaacaataacgacagtcttaaacattaatacaaccataacaaatacatgattctgaacgagaaaactataaaccacagaaaacctccactggatcaccaccgaaaacccaactgctctagccactgccctggtcgtccgaaccgtccaacctaagacctgcaccgtggaatggggtgcccaagatgaaaacaaggacgtgagcgataatcgcccaatacgagaatgtacgagtatacaaactgatatgatgcatgcaaaatgcaatatgctcggatatcaaggatcaagtcaagaatctcatgctcagtctagaggcgcctgagtgtgtagtctctgatctgccctaggcatgttttggctcccacactcatcatcaagacgtggacctgcaatgtccaggtcatcagagcccgcgggtcccgtcggacactgtagctctcgatgccccatcgtccacaatacggaatagggctgagcggtcccaacaaacgaggtatatctcaaaagatatcaggctcaacatgatatgtcatgcataatatgccaaagcagtaaaacatgtatcatgcaacagataaatatgcagcatataagtatgtatactacgcttggatatctcagtcagtacatcacgtacctcactaaaacaatctgacagaaagctctgaacctaaacaataccaacataaagaaatcactaacaaaccagaacaaacatgctacaagttctccctaatgatccttaaatcactatctaaggatttaggattatacctgcgtccgtcgtcagcccgctgatgatgtctcgatctcagtacaccgaccctcctcgagtcgacactagctccgaaacttcccgacaccaaagtgccctagaaactggctagaaaacctaaggtacaactagaactctctctgaagaatacggtgaaggaaacaaaagaatcggcttccatttataggctgcatccgcactatttcagaaaatccgaaccaatcttatctgccacgtgtcagaatctcattggtctagttggatttctcgagataatgtaatccgaagtaggtcgggttatccatttaaaattcggtggataccaacacCTTAAacccgaattatcaattccttaataatattaaattaacaactcattaattatgtcttaattaatacttcattcaaaataggaattcgggtcattacagtACTCTTCCAATCTATTACCACTTTTTCAGAGTAATTTTCTTATATGTTAGTTGCACTTGATCAATTCCTTTCTATACTGATTAGGTATGGTCTTTCAATTTTAGGCCTCTTTTGTTGGAGCAATGGCAATTGCTGACTTGGTGAAGACAACCTTGGGACCCAAGGGAATGGTAAGCAACCTTTTCTCAGATATTTTTAGGTTCATCTGAAATAATTTGGTGAAGTGTTACATCGTTGGACCATTTTCTGTTGCAGGATAAGATATTGCAATCAACTGGTAGAGGTCACAGCGTCACAGTCACGAATGATGGAGCAACCATCTTAAAATCTCTGCATATTGACAATCCTGCAGCCAAAGTACTTGTTGGTATCCTTGGcattgttttcttttcttttcctttttttccCTGCTTCCTTTACTTTTTCGCTTAATCTGCCTGTTTTGTGCATTACTCTTTTGTAGAATGCTCTTGCTATTGATTGCTATGAGTGAGCTATTATGTAATGGTGGACCATAGTTGTCAAAGGCGCACAAGGGCCATGGAGCCTGAGGCGCAAGGCGAGGCGTGTGTCTTACCGAATCAAGACGcacattttcaaatttttcaaaaatatatttatttgagaatatttaaatgaaaatatgaaataattaagtCACAATGTCAcgtaaaacaaaaaataattaataacttCGTAGTAATTATTAACATGTTACATGATTAAAATTATTCAATCATCTAAATCAGGTTCATCTTCTTCGATCGAATTATCAGCGTCCCCAGAACTTTCGGACTTATGCTCTTCTCGATCTTTATCaacatttttttcttcttcctttTTATCAAAAAAATGTGAAATCGGTCTTTTTCTAGTTGTTTTGGAGGTTTGGCCTTTTGTTTTAACGAAGTAATTAAAAATTTTTTACTTCCAAAGCTAGTCCGTCTGAGTGAACTTCCAAGGCTAGTCCAGACGAGCGTCTGGGCTCGCCTTAGTGAATCACTGCGCATGGGATGAACCTTGGCACAGGGACCTCGCCTTTGACAACTATGTGGTGGacattatgattattttttaaaataatttttatggatgaccaaGTAATGTATTTCTAATCTTTTGGTCTATCATagtaataattatttttcactTTGCTGGGCATTGCCTTAAGAATGTTTCTTGTTTGGATAAGGTAAAATAATTTGGTATGGATTTCTTGAAATGAATGATAGCGTAGAACTTATCACCTGTATCTCGTGCATTGTCAAAACTTTAATTTAATCATCAGACATCTCGAAAGTTCAAGATGATGAAGTTGGTGATGGGACAACTTCGGTAGTTGTTTTGGCTGGGGAGCTTTTGAGGGAGGCAGAGAAGCTGGTAAATGCAAAGATTCATCCCATGACTATTATTGAAGGTGTGCCTTATGCTACTCAGTTATGACTTATATTTACGATTTTCTTATTTGGAACATCCTTTTTTGTTTGCTCGAATATGTAGCAATTCCCTTCAAATTTCTTTACTGTTCTCCATCAACATGGAAGCTGAACCAGTATATGAGCTGATGATTTGTTAGCTCTAGGTAGTCTTTGTGCGGTTTTGACTTCTTATATATTTGTCTCTATTCTATACCCACCATTGTTTCTCTGTTTCCTAGCTAAGTTATAATTTTTAAacaagaaaattaatttttatgttgtgTTATCTTACTTAGTCTAGCTAATATAAACACTTTCTCTTTTTGTATGATTGCTATGAAGGTAGCTCTATTTAGAATCTGTATATTTTAAGAAGTTGGAAGATGTTTTTATTATAAGTTTCCATTAGGATTCCGCATGGCAGCAGAATGTTCCAGAAATGCATTGCTGGAAAAGGTCGTGGATAATAAACTGGATGCAGGTGATTCTTTAGTATTTTTCTCATCATTTAATCCCTAATATTGATCCTTCACCCAAATCGTCGCACTGGCATTGTTTGAAAAGTCATCAAAATGTTATTATAATTAGGGTGCATATTTCACTTTCTTTAAGAAAATAAAGGAGTCTAGCACTAGGTCATATGTTTGATTGAGTTCTCGTGATGCTTTCgtgtaattttaaaattttcatgcagAGAAATTTAAAGAAGATTTGATGAAGATCGCAATGACTACTTTGAGCTCCAAAATTCTATCTCAGGATAAAGGGCATTTTGCGAAACTGACAGTTGACGCAGTTATGAGGCTAAAGGTATTGTTACGTTTCACTTGTAAGTAGTTATCTTTAGATTTCGGGAATGtcaaaaataatgttttaagACCCCTTCAGGTTTCTGAACtccaaatattatttaattgacCTTGCAAAAGTCTCGATGCGAATCATTCTTACCAAGTAAACCAAAGAGTGATTGATTTAGACCACTTTTGCTAGTTTGGGATGGTAAGAACAATCTGACTTCTTCTGTTGAAAAGTTTTTCAAGAATGCACaaccataatttattttatgaatcaatgatgatgatgatgctaAAATAAGATTACATGCTTGGATTTCTGTTTTTTTGAATCTCTAATCTTTATAGGATAGTATTTGGTTGGTTTAGTTTGTTGCCAAATTTTTCTGTTAGTGCATGTTAATGGTACAAAGGTGAATAAATGGATTCATCTTTGGCTTCTATAAATTTGATTTTGTGTGTattctgtaaaaaaaaattccgtGTTTAAATATTCAAGATTCTTGTCTTAGTATGACAGAGCAAGCAAAATGCTTTTTCCCCCCTGTTCTCTGCTTACATGTAAGGCGGTTGCATTATCTTGAAGTTTTCCACATTTTGTTAATTTAACTGATTGGTTGAAAATAACAGGGAAGCACCAATTTGGAGTCTATTCAGATCATCAAGAAGCCTGGAGGTTCACTGAAAGATTCATTTTTGGATGAGGGGTAAACCAGCTgaacataataaaatatcagTTCTTTTACATATCTCGCATATTTTGATCTCTCCTTGTTTTCCCTCATTTGAGGTTTATTTTGAATATGGCGTTTTTCAGTTAGAAGAGAGAAAATCAATCTCTGCTGGCTGAAATTTCACTGATCTTTGACATGATGTAATTACTTGCATGTCTGATGACAGCCAACAAACTATGAAATTTCTGAAGGATGTGAGGACATGATTTTTTTCTACTTGAACGTTACCGGTTACGCTAAATGCTGTATTAAGTCGAATAATTGTAAGTAGTTGGTTGTAACTTCATACTTATCTACTGTTAGATGCCTTCAGTAGGAAAATATTGATACTTATGGTTTCTTCAAGCACTGTTATTTTATAATGTGTTTATAGTTATGGTCTTTGTTCTTGAGTAGTGATATTTGCGCTTCTTAGTGGATGCACTATAAATGTCCAAGTATTTTCCACACTCTATATTTGAAAACAATTATTTGAAAGGAAACTTGGTCAAATGATTGATTCTTCAGTTGATGTTCTTTTCCTTTCAGATTTATTTTAGACAAGAAAATTGGTGTTGGCCAACCAAAACGGATTGAGGATGCTAAGATTTTAGTGGCAAATACTGCAATGGATACAGATAAGGTGAAGATTTATGGGGCACGTGTTCGTGTTGATTCAATGGCTAAGGTTGCTGAGATTGAAATGGCTGAGAAGGAAAAGATGAGGGAGAAAGTGCAGAAGATCATTAATCATGGAATAAACTGCTTTGTTAACCGACAATTAATCTACAATTTCCCAGAGGAACTATTTGCTGATGCTGGAGTGCTTGCAATCGAGCATGCTGATTTTGATGGCATCGAGCGGCTGGCTCTTGTTACAGGTGGTGAAATAGCATCAACCTTTGATAATCCAGAGTCTGTCAAGCTTGGACATTGCAAGCTAATTGATGAAATTA
Encoded here:
- the LOC140837333 gene encoding T-complex protein 1 subunit beta-like — encoded protein: MAIEKLLKDEATEEKGERARMASFVGAMAIADLVKTTLGPKGMDKILQSTGRGHSVTVTNDGATILKSLHIDNPAAKVLVDISKVQDDEVGDGTTSVVVLAGELLREAEKLVNAKIHPMTIIEGFRMAAECSRNALLEKVVDNKLDAEKFKEDLMKIAMTTLSSKILSQDKGHFAKLTVDAVMRLKGSTNLESIQIIKKPGGSLKDSFLDEGFILDKKIGVGQPKRIEDAKILVANTAMDTDKVKIYGARVRVDSMAKVAEIEMAEKEKMREKVQKIINHGINCFVNRQLIYNFPEELFADAGVLAIEHADFDGIERLALVTGGEIASTFDNPESVKLGHCKLIDEIMIGEDKLIHFSGVGMGEACTIVLRGASPHMLDEAERSLHDALCVLSQTVNDSRVLLGGGWPEMVMAKAVDELAKRTPGKKSHAIEAFSRALVAIPTTIADNAGLDSAELVAQLRAEHHKEESRAGIDVISGSVGDMGALGISEAFKVKQAVLLSATEAAEMILRVDEIITCAPRRREERM